The Euphorbia lathyris chromosome 2, ddEupLath1.1, whole genome shotgun sequence genome includes a window with the following:
- the LOC136219486 gene encoding plasmodesmata-located protein 2, translating into MGFSPFPLLLCLCLLLCPNLGQSGTDYSSLVYKGCAKQSFQDPTGVYPQALSALFGSLVQQSTKAKFFKTTTGTGQTTITGLYQCRGDLSVGECYKCVSGLPVLTDKLCGSTIAARIQLYGCYILYEVAGFTQVSGMEMLFKTCGATNIAGSGFEERRDTSFSVLQNGVVSGHGFFTTSYQAVYVLGQCEGDVGDSDCGECVKSAVQRAQVECGNSISGQIYLHKCFISYNYYPNGVPRRSSSSSSSSSHSSSSSGTGQNTGKTVAIILGGAAGVGFLIICLLFARGLMKKHDDM; encoded by the exons ATGGGGTTTTCCCCCTTCCCTCTCCTCCTCTGTCTCTGTCTTCTCCTCTGCCCCAATCTCGGCCAATCCGGCACTGATTACAGCAGTTTGGTCTACAAGGGTTGTGCAAAACAGAGTTTTCAAGATCCAACTGGTGTTTACCCACAAGCTCTCTCAGCTCTCTTTGGTTCTCTTGTTCAACAGTCTACTAAAGCTAAGTTCTTTAAAACCACAACTGGTACTGGCCAAACCACAATTACAGGCCTCTATCAATGTAGAGGAGACCTAAGTGTTGGTGAGTGTTATAAATGTGTGAGTGGACTGCCAGTCCTGACTGATAAACTTTGTGGGAGTACTATTGCTGCAAGAATCCAGCTTTATGGGTGTTACATTTTGTATGAGGTTGCTGGGTTTACTCAAGTTTCAGGTATGGAAATGTTGTTCAAGACTTGTGGAGCTACCAATATAGCAGGAAGTGGGTTTGAGGAGAGAAGGGATACTTCTTTCTCTGTGTTGCAAAACGGTGTCGTTAGTGGGCATGGATTCTTCACCACTAGCTATCAAGCTGTGTATGTTTTGGGGCAGTGTGAAGGTGATGTTGGGGATTCAGATTGTGGTGAATGTGTTAAAAGTGCTGTGCAAAGAGCTCAGGTTGAATGTGGTAACTCTATTTCTGGCCAAATCTATCTGCATAAGTGCTTTATTAGTTACAATTATTATCCAAATGGGGTCCCTAGaagatcatcatcatcttcctcatcatcttctcattcatcttcttcttcag GGACAGGGCAGAATACAGGTAAGACAGTGGCTATTATATTAGGAGGTGCAGCTGGAGTTGGATTCTTGATTATTTGCTTGCTCTTTGCAAGAGGTTTGATGAAGAAACATGATG ATATGTGA